In the genome of Deltaproteobacteria bacterium, one region contains:
- a CDS encoding SHOCT domain-containing protein, whose protein sequence is MWGPGYFWWGGMWIFPIIMLIVIVVVVFLIFGHRNFRPPWYGYNRFFDDQGGSETALEILKKRYAKGEITKEEFEQMKKDILT, encoded by the coding sequence ATGTGGGGACCTGGATATTTTTGGTGGGGAGGCATGTGGATCTTCCCAATAATTATGTTGATAGTAATAGTGGTAGTGGTTTTTCTGATTTTCGGTCATAGGAATTTTAGACCGCCCTGGTATGGTTACAATAGGTTCTTCGACGATCAGGGAGGATCGGAGACTGCCCTTGAGATATTAAAGAAAAGATATGCAAAGGGCGAAATCACAAAAGAGGAATTTGAGCAAATGAAGAAGGATATTTTAACCTGA
- a CDS encoding nucleotidyltransferase family protein, translating to MDFKLVLEKLLTAFDEHNIRYALTGGFAMGLWGGSRSTVDLDFLVNKDDMKAVHNIMIDMSYERYNHTENVSQYISSMKIFGGINIIHAFRKVSLEMLQRAGTKDIFGGKLKIKTLLPEDIIGLKLQSLFNNPSREKNRYC from the coding sequence ATGGACTTTAAACTTGTTCTGGAAAAACTATTAACTGCCTTTGACGAACATAATATCCGCTATGCTTTGACCGGTGGTTTTGCTATGGGCTTATGGGGTGGTTCAAGATCAACCGTGGATCTGGATTTTCTTGTAAACAAGGATGATATGAAGGCAGTCCATAATATTATGATTGATATGAGCTATGAACGGTATAATCACACTGAGAATGTTTCACAATATATTTCGTCCATGAAAATATTTGGTGGTATAAATATTATCCATGCTTTTAGAAAAGTAAGCCTTGAAATGTTACAGAGGGCAGGGACGAAAGATATTTTTGGAGGTAAATTAAAAATAAAGACTTTGTTACCCGAGGACATTATTGGACTGAAACTCCAGTCTCTTTTTAATAATCCTTCAAGAGAAAAAAATAGATATTGCTGA